In Streptomyces venezuelae, the sequence GTGACGGCGTAGATCTCGGCCTGGGCGCTGTTGACGATCTCGTCGACGTCGCCGTCGGCCGCGTATCCCATCTGCGTGATCTTCGTGCCGGCGGCGACGAGGCGACGCAGGACGGCCCGCTCGTGGACGATCTCCGCGTAGTACTCGGCGTTGGCGGCGGTCGGCACGGACTGGACCAGGGTGTGCAGGTACGAGGCCCCGCCCACCTTGCTGATCTCGCCGCGCCGGGTCAGCTCGGCGCCGACGGTGATCGGGTCGGCCGGCTCGCCCTTGGCGTACAGGTCGAGGATGGCCTGGTAGATCGTCTCGTGCGAGGGACGGTAGAAGTCGTGGCCCTTGAGGACCTCGACGACATCCGCAATGGCGTCCTTGGAGAGCAGCATGCCGCCGAGCACCGACTGCTCGGCGTCGAGGTCCTGGGGAGGGACGCGCTCGAACCCGCCGCCACCGCCGGAGTCCCAGGAGCCGCCCTCGCGGCCCCGCTCGTGCTGTTCGTCCCCGCGGCCGCGGCCTTCGCTGTTACGGCGTGGACGGGCGGGCAGACGGTCGCCCGGACCACTGTCGGCCCAGGGGTCGTCCATGGGCTCGGGCATGCTCACCGGGCCGCCTCCTCCCGTCCGCTACGCGGACCTCGCCGTGTCACTCTTTCTACGACACGGCTCTGACATTTGGGGCACCCGAATCCGCCGTCGGCGAGTCGGGCAACGAACCACGGTAGGCCCGAGAGCGGCGTCAGCCAATCTTGTTATCCACAGGCTGTGTGGACGACATGTGGATGACGGCGCCAATGCTGTGGGTAACTTGCCGGAAGCTGTGTACGGACCGGGGGACGACGCTGTGGACAAAATCACCCGCGGCACCCCCTCACCCCACCTGACCTGCATTTTCTTCACTCAGGCGCGACCGTGGAGAAAATTCTTGGACACTGGCTCAAGATCGCCTCCAACGAGGTGCACGGAACGCCTGAATCGACGTATCGGTAAGGATTCAAACTCAGTTGCATCCATTACCTGTGGAAGATTAGATTGAGCGCATGACACAGGCTCTCGCAGCACCCAAGGCAGGTCCGGGGCGGCACGACCGAGAGATCTTCACACTCGCCCTCCCCGCCTTCGGCGCGCTCGTCGCCGAGCCCCTCTTCGTAATGGCCGACAGCGCCATCGTGGGGCACCTCGGAACCCCCCAGCTGGCCGGCCTCGGCATCGCCGCCGCGGTGCTCACCACCGCCGTGAGCGTCTTCGTCTTCCTCGCCTACGCCACTACCGCGGCCGTCGCCCGCCGCGTCGGCGCGGGAGACCTCCAGGCGGCCATCCGGCAGGGGATCGACGGCATCTGGCTCGCCCTCCTGCTGGGCGCAGCCGTCGTCGCCGTGGTGCTTCCCGCGACGCCTTCGCTGGTCTCGCTCTTCGGAGCCTCCGACACCGTCGCCCCGTACGCGATCACCTATCTGCGGATCTCCGCCCTCGGCATTCCGGCCATGCTCATGGTCCTGGCCGCCACCGGGGTCATCCGCGGCCTCCAGGACACCCGTACGCCGCTCTACGTGGCCATCGGCGGCTTCGCCCTCAACGCGGGACTGAACGTCGCCCTGGTCTACGGTGCGGAGCTCGGTATCGCCGGCTCCGCCTGGGGCACCGTCATCGCCCAGTGCGCCATGGCGGCCGCGTACCTCTTCGTGGTCGTCCGCGGCGCCCGGCGCCACGGCGCCTCGCTGCGCCCCGACCTCGCGGGCATCCGGGCCTGCGCCCAGGCGGGCGCTCCACTACTGGTCCGCACCCTGTCGCTGCGCGCGATCCTGATGATCGCCACCGCCGTGGCCGCCCGGCTGGGGGACGCCGACATCGCCGCCCACCAGATCCTGCTCTCCCTCTGGAGCCTGCTCGCCTTCGCCCTGGACGCCCTGGCGATCGCCGGGCAGGCGATCATCGGCCGCTACCTGGGCGCGGGTGACACCGACGGTGCGAAAGCCGTCTGCCGCCGCATGGTGCGCTGGGGGATCGTCTCCGGTGTCGTACTCGGTCTGCTGGTCGTCCTGGCCCGCCCGGTGTTCATCCCGCTGTTCACCAGTGATCCGTCCGTCGAGGCGGCCCTGCTGCCGGCCCTGCTGGTCGTGGCCCTCTCCCAGCCCGTATCCGGCATCGTCTTCGTGCTCGACGGGGTGCTGATGGGCGCCGGCGACGGCCGCTACCTGGCCCAGGCGATGCTCGTGACGCTGGCGGCCTTCGCCCCGGCCGCACTGCTCGTGCCGGTCCTCGGCGGTGGCCTCACGGCGCTCTGGTGGGCCATGACCCTGATGATGGTGGTCCGGATGATCACTCTCCGGCTGCGCGCCGGCTCGGGCCGGTGGCTGATCGCGGGAGCCACTCGCCCGTAGCGGAGATGACCGGGCCCAGCCGTGTTTCACGTGAAACACGGCTGGTGGGCGTCAGTGGTGTTTCACGTGAAACACCGCCGCCCGACAACGACGAAGGGCCGCACCCCGATGGGGTGCGGCCCTTCGAGCGCAGCCCTTAGGCGGCGACGACCTCGATGCCCACGTTCGCGGCCACGTCGGCGTGCAGACGCACGGAGACCTGGTACGAACCGAGGGTCTTGATCGGGGAGCCGAGCTCGACGCGGCGCTTGTCGACCTTCGGGCCGCCCGAGGACTCGATCGCCGTGGCGATGTCGGCCGGGGTCACGGAACCGAAGAGACGACCGGCGTCACCCGCGCGGGTGGCCAGACGGACCTTCACGCCCTCGAGCTTGGCCTTGACCTCGTTGGCCTGCTCGATGGTCGCGATCTCGTGGATCTTGCGGGCGCGGCGGATCTGCGCCACGTCCTTCTCGCCACCCTTGGTCCAGCGGATCGCGAAACCACGCGGGACCAGGTAGTTGCGAGCGTAACCGTCCTTGACGTCGACGACATCGCCGGCGGCACCGAGGCCAGAAACCTCGTGGGTCAGGATGATCTTCATTAGTCGGTCACCCTTTCCTTATCGCGCGGTGGACGTGTAGGGCAGCAGCGCCATCTCACGGCTGTTCTTGACGGCCGTGGCGACGTCACGCTGGTGCTGCGTGCAGTTGCCGGTAACGCGGCGGGCACGGATCTTGCCGCGGTCGGAAATGAACTTCCGCAGCATGTTCGTGTCCTTGTAGTCCACGTACGCGGTCTTGTCCTTGCAGAATGCGCAGACCTTCTTCTTAGGCTTGCGCACAGGCGGCTTCGCCATTGTGTCTCTCCTGTGTGATCAAGAAGTGGGGATGCGAGCTGCCCTAGAAGGGCGGCTCGTCCGAGTAGCCACCGCCGGAGCCGCCGGAGCTTCCGCCCCAACCGCCCCCGCCGCCGCCCTGCTGCTGGCCACCGGCCGGCGCGCTGGACGCCCACGGGTCGTCGGAGGGAGCTCCGCCGCCCTGCTGCTGGCCACCGGGGGCTCCGCCCCAGTTGCCACCGCCGCCGCCCTGCTGCTGACCGCCGCCTCCGTATCCACCCTGGCCACCGCGGCCGGTGGTCTTGGCGACCTTGGCCGTGGCGTTCTTCAGGCTGGGGCCGACTTCCTCGACGTCCAGCTCGTAGACCGTGCGCTTGACACCCTCACGGTCCTCGTACGACCGCTGCCTCAGCCGGCCCTGCACGATGACGCGCATGCCTCGCTGGAGGGACTCGGCGACGTTCTCCGCCGCCTGCCGCCACACCGAGCAGGTCAGGAACAGGCTCTCGCCGTCCTTCCACTCATTGGTCTGACGGTCGAAGGTGCGGGGGGTGGACGCGACACGGAACTTCGCGACCGCCGCACCCGAGGGGGTGAAGCGCAGCTCGGGGTCGTCGACGAGATTGCCGACGACCGTGATGACGGTCTCGCCTGCCATGGATGAACCTCTCGGCGGGGATTGCTGCTGGGCTGCTGTGCTACTCGATCCCGATTACCGCTGAACCGAAGTTCAGTGGGTCTCGGGGCGAAGGACCTTGGTCCGGAGAACCGACTCGTTCAGGTTCATCTGTCGGTCAAGCTCCTTGACGACCGCAGGCTCGGCCTGAAGGTCGATGACCGAGTAGATGCCCTCGGGCTTCTTCTTGATCTCGTAAGCGAGACGACGACGGCCCCAGGTGTCGACCTTCTCGACCTTTCCGTTGCCCTCACGGACGACGGAGAGGAAGTTCTCGATCAGCGGGGAGACAGCGCGCTCCTCGAGATCGGGGTCGAGGATGACCATCACTTCGTAGTGACGCATGTGGAACCCACCTCCTTTGGACTCAGCGGCCACGGTCGTTCCGTGGCAGGAGGGTCGTGATGCGTGAGCACGGCGTCCGCAGAGCAGACACCGCGCAGCTGTACAGACTACCTGCTCGCGTCCTTCCGGTTGAAATCCGCCGGGAGAGGGCCACAATCTGTATCCATCGGGTGTGCTCGGTGCTATGCCCTCGGCCCCTTGCCGGAGGCAGCCGCAGCACCGCCAGCTTCAGCCAGGAGGTGCCCTTCCGATGGCACAGGCAATGCGGCCCCCTCAGATCTCGCTCCTCTCCACCGACGGCAAGCCCCACCCGCTGCAGGACACCCTGATGGCGGTCACTCTGACCCTCGGTGCCGTGGCGTTCGTCACGGCCTTCTTCCACAACCTTCACCTGATCAGCTCGTGGGCAGGGCTGATCGGAATCCTGACCGGCGCGTACGGACAGTTCGTCTCCGTCACGACACGCGAGCGCTTCGCGCTGATCATCGGCCTTGGCGCGTCTGCCATCGGCTTCTACCTCGGCATGTTCCACGGCGGTCTCTTCGGGGGCTGAGCAGGCCGCCCGGGACAGACCGGGACACCTCCGCGGCAGGGCGCCGGCCACGCACCGGCCCGGGCCCACGGCCCGTCCCCCAGAAGGGTGGCGCCCTTGTCGCAGTAGGCTTCGCGCCATAGCCAGCGAAGCCGCCGAGGAGACGCCCCGCATGAGCCTGTCCCTGAGGACCATCAGCCGAGAGCAGCATCTGGGTTACCTCCAGAGCCTGCCCTCGGCGAGCCACTGCCAGGTCCCGGCGTGGGCCGACGTGAAGAACGAGTGGCGTTCCGAGAATCTCGGCTGGTTCGACGAGTCCGGAGAACTGGTCGGCGCCGCCCTCGTGTTGTACCGGCAGCTGCCCAAGGTGAAGCGGTACCTCGCGTACCTGCCCGAAGGCCCGGTCATCAACTGGTACGCCCCGAACCTGGAGGAATGGCTCCAGCCGATGCTGGCCCACCTCAAGCAGCAGGGCGC encodes:
- a CDS encoding MATE family efflux transporter encodes the protein MTQALAAPKAGPGRHDREIFTLALPAFGALVAEPLFVMADSAIVGHLGTPQLAGLGIAAAVLTTAVSVFVFLAYATTAAVARRVGAGDLQAAIRQGIDGIWLALLLGAAVVAVVLPATPSLVSLFGASDTVAPYAITYLRISALGIPAMLMVLAATGVIRGLQDTRTPLYVAIGGFALNAGLNVALVYGAELGIAGSAWGTVIAQCAMAAAYLFVVVRGARRHGASLRPDLAGIRACAQAGAPLLVRTLSLRAILMIATAVAARLGDADIAAHQILLSLWSLLAFALDALAIAGQAIIGRYLGAGDTDGAKAVCRRMVRWGIVSGVVLGLLVVLARPVFIPLFTSDPSVEAALLPALLVVALSQPVSGIVFVLDGVLMGAGDGRYLAQAMLVTLAAFAPAALLVPVLGGGLTALWWAMTLMMVVRMITLRLRAGSGRWLIAGATRP
- the rpsR gene encoding 30S ribosomal protein S18 translates to MAKPPVRKPKKKVCAFCKDKTAYVDYKDTNMLRKFISDRGKIRARRVTGNCTQHQRDVATAVKNSREMALLPYTSTAR
- the rpsF gene encoding 30S ribosomal protein S6 — its product is MRHYEVMVILDPDLEERAVSPLIENFLSVVREGNGKVEKVDTWGRRRLAYEIKKKPEGIYSVIDLQAEPAVVKELDRQMNLNESVLRTKVLRPETH
- a CDS encoding single-stranded DNA-binding protein; protein product: MAGETVITVVGNLVDDPELRFTPSGAAVAKFRVASTPRTFDRQTNEWKDGESLFLTCSVWRQAAENVAESLQRGMRVIVQGRLRQRSYEDREGVKRTVYELDVEEVGPSLKNATAKVAKTTGRGGQGGYGGGGQQQGGGGGNWGGAPGGQQQGGGAPSDDPWASSAPAGGQQQGGGGGGWGGSSGGSGGGYSDEPPF
- the rplI gene encoding 50S ribosomal protein L9 encodes the protein MKIILTHEVSGLGAAGDVVDVKDGYARNYLVPRGFAIRWTKGGEKDVAQIRRARKIHEIATIEQANEVKAKLEGVKVRLATRAGDAGRLFGSVTPADIATAIESSGGPKVDKRRVELGSPIKTLGSYQVSVRLHADVAANVGIEVVAA